In Deltaproteobacteria bacterium RIFCSPHIGHO2_02_FULL_44_16, a single genomic region encodes these proteins:
- a CDS encoding cytochrome C oxidase subunit II, whose product MIEHFLPQASSFAHDVDSLFSLITYVAGFWFIAAELVIFYMLFRFRRRDGVKAHYIAGTKKSEKKWLSRPHYLFLLCDIVLIVGAVTVWGKIKQNTLPPADLQIRVIGQQWAWTFVHPGVDGKLDTEDDIITIDDLHVVKDKTYHFLLESKDVVHSFSVPVFRLKQDAVPGRVITGWFQPILTGTFDIQCAEMCGIGHGLMGARITIETEADYMAWMKQQPKTGAIVAAK is encoded by the coding sequence ATGATTGAACATTTTCTGCCACAAGCTTCTTCATTTGCGCATGACGTCGATTCTCTTTTTTCGCTCATTACGTATGTTGCTGGTTTTTGGTTTATCGCAGCCGAGCTTGTTATTTTTTACATGCTTTTCCGATTTCGTCGCCGGGATGGAGTAAAAGCTCACTATATTGCCGGGACAAAAAAATCAGAGAAGAAATGGCTCAGTCGTCCTCATTATCTCTTTTTACTCTGCGATATTGTCCTCATTGTTGGAGCTGTTACGGTATGGGGAAAAATTAAACAGAATACGCTACCACCCGCTGATCTCCAAATTCGCGTTATCGGACAGCAGTGGGCATGGACCTTTGTGCACCCTGGAGTTGATGGAAAGCTTGATACTGAAGACGATATCATCACGATTGATGATCTTCATGTGGTGAAAGATAAAACCTATCATTTTCTTCTGGAATCGAAAGATGTGGTCCACAGTTTTTCAGTTCCGGTTTTTCGTTTAAAACAGGATGCGGTTCCAGGTCGTGTGATTACAGGATGGTTTCAGCCCATCCTTACAGGAACGTTTGATATTCAGTGCGCTGAAATGTGTGGTATCGGTCATGGACTTATGGGTGCAAGAATCACGATTGAGACGGAAGCCGATTACATGGCGTGGATGAAGCAACAACCAAAGACAGGGGCGATCGTCGCTGCAAAATAA
- a CDS encoding cytochrome c oxidase subunit I — protein sequence MSHTHQSFWSKYIFSTDHKVIGMQYFFTGLFMAMIGVFFVYVFRMQLAFPGLSIPGWGLVTPHAYNSLITNHGTIMIFWVAMPVLIAAFGNYLIPLMIGCDDMVFPKINRLSYQIFLLSALVLISSFFVPGGGFGGAWTAYPPLSAHANYNMTPFGAPLWLIAVALEFVAFLLGGINFVTTTMNARAKGMKMYDIPLVIWMIVIASLLFMASVGPLIAGAIMLLFDQLLGTSFYNVPGGGDPLLWQHLFWFFGHPEVYVVLLPAMGIVAEVITTFSRKKLFGYKTILYSTFVVGILSFFVWAHHQFIAGIDPRMANIFVVTTLIISVPIAEMIFCYMATLWGGSIHFTTPMLFGIAFVMEFIIGGITGLYLGSSGTDIYFHDTYFVLAHFHYTFVPIAVIAVFAGIYYWFPKIFGRMMNETLGHVHFWGTVIPFNCIFIPLFLLGMAGDHRRIYDYTNFPELNTAVLQHWRIFATYSLLIMILFQIPFIYNFVTSLRRGKKAGANPWKANTLEWVAPSPPPHGNFATLPEVYRGPYEYSVEGRKEDYWPQNIPG from the coding sequence ATGAGTCACACGCATCAAAGTTTTTGGAGTAAGTATATTTTCTCGACGGATCATAAAGTGATCGGGATGCAATATTTCTTCACCGGTCTTTTTATGGCAATGATTGGAGTTTTCTTTGTTTATGTCTTTCGCATGCAGCTTGCGTTTCCTGGCCTCTCTATTCCTGGTTGGGGACTTGTCACACCTCATGCCTATAACTCGCTGATTACAAATCACGGAACCATCATGATTTTTTGGGTCGCGATGCCTGTGCTGATCGCTGCTTTTGGAAATTATCTCATTCCGCTCATGATCGGGTGTGATGATATGGTATTCCCGAAAATCAATCGTCTCTCCTATCAGATTTTTTTATTGAGTGCTCTTGTGCTCATCAGTTCCTTTTTCGTTCCAGGTGGTGGTTTTGGTGGCGCATGGACTGCTTACCCTCCGCTTTCTGCGCATGCGAATTACAACATGACTCCTTTTGGTGCCCCGCTGTGGCTGATTGCAGTCGCGCTTGAGTTTGTCGCTTTTCTCCTTGGCGGAATTAATTTTGTCACAACGACGATGAATGCACGCGCCAAGGGAATGAAGATGTATGATATCCCTCTCGTTATCTGGATGATTGTGATCGCAAGTCTTCTCTTTATGGCATCGGTTGGTCCACTGATTGCTGGCGCCATCATGCTTCTCTTTGATCAGCTTCTTGGAACCTCGTTTTATAATGTTCCCGGTGGCGGGGATCCACTTCTCTGGCAACATCTTTTCTGGTTCTTTGGTCATCCTGAAGTTTATGTTGTGCTGCTTCCAGCGATGGGGATTGTTGCAGAAGTCATCACGACGTTTTCGCGCAAAAAACTTTTTGGATATAAAACGATTCTCTATTCCACATTTGTCGTTGGAATCTTAAGTTTCTTTGTCTGGGCGCATCATCAATTTATTGCAGGCATTGATCCTCGCATGGCAAATATTTTTGTGGTAACGACCCTCATCATTTCTGTCCCCATTGCGGAAATGATTTTTTGCTATATGGCGACACTTTGGGGTGGTTCCATTCATTTTACAACGCCTATGCTTTTTGGAATCGCGTTTGTGATGGAGTTTATTATCGGAGGCATCACGGGTCTCTATCTCGGCTCAAGCGGAACTGATATTTATTTTCACGACACCTATTTTGTATTAGCACATTTTCATTATACCTTTGTTCCGATAGCCGTCATTGCGGTATTTGCGGGGATTTACTACTGGTTTCCAAAAATATTTGGCCGCATGATGAATGAAACACTTGGCCACGTTCATTTTTGGGGAACCGTGATTCCGTTTAACTGTATTTTTATTCCCCTCTTTTTACTTGGAATGGCAGGAGATCATCGTCGTATTTATGACTACACCAACTTTCCAGAACTGAATACTGCGGTGCTTCAACATTGGAGAATTTTTGCGACCTATTCTCTCTTGATCATGATTCTTTTTCAGATTCCGTTTATTTATAATTTTGTGACAAGTCTTCGTCGTGGAAAAAAGGCAGGGGCTAATCCCTGGAAGGCAAATACACTTGAATGGGTTGCTCCCTCACCTCCTCCGCATGGAAATTTTGCAACACTCCCTGAAGTGTATCGGGGACCGTATGAATATAGTGTCGAAGGACGAAAAGAAGATTATTGGCCGCAGAATATTCCGGGATAA
- a CDS encoding cytochrome oxidase subunit III — translation MSSHVPIATTRSASGIPTARLAVWWVIASEIVIFGGLLACYLLFRLRHESWMYEAAHTNTVAGAFNTFILLTSSLFVVLAHKAAEARDTVSAYKYLWYTIGGGGIFMMVKAYEYTTEITHGFTMFKSVFWSFYYTATGLHGLHVLAGMLIMAIISRDVKKGENLHRVEAIGIYWHFVDIVWIFLFPLLYIAK, via the coding sequence ATGAGTTCGCATGTACCTATAGCAACGACGAGATCAGCGAGTGGCATCCCAACAGCGAGACTTGCTGTTTGGTGGGTGATTGCTTCTGAAATTGTAATTTTTGGTGGACTCCTTGCCTGCTATCTTCTTTTTCGTTTGCGTCATGAAAGCTGGATGTATGAAGCTGCTCACACCAATACGGTTGCTGGAGCCTTTAACACTTTTATCCTTTTAACCTCGAGCCTCTTTGTGGTGCTTGCCCATAAAGCCGCTGAAGCGCGCGATACGGTGAGCGCCTATAAATATCTCTGGTATACGATTGGTGGCGGTGGAATTTTTATGATGGTCAAAGCCTATGAATACACGACCGAGATTACGCACGGCTTCACCATGTTCAAGAGTGTTTTTTGGTCTTTTTATTATACGGCGACCGGACTTCACGGTCTTCACGTTCTTGCAGGCATGCTCATTATGGCAATTATTTCTCGCGATGTGAAAAAAGGGGAGAACCTTCACCGCGTTGAAGCGATTGGAATCTATTGGCACTTTGTCGATATCGTCTGGATCTTTCTTTTCCCGTTGCTCTATATCGCGAAGTGA
- a CDS encoding caa(3)-type oxidase subunit IV → MAAGHTHVSYTKIWIILMVLLCVSMLGPLVGLPWLTLMTAFGIAVVKALFVAAHFMHLNIEKKFVWYILLVCLSFLLLLFFFVAPDVMMEQGRHWQMLKHD, encoded by the coding sequence GTGGCAGCAGGTCATACACATGTAAGTTACACGAAAATTTGGATCATCTTGATGGTGCTTTTGTGCGTCAGCATGCTGGGCCCTCTTGTTGGTCTTCCGTGGCTTACGCTTATGACAGCATTTGGGATTGCAGTTGTGAAAGCTCTTTTTGTCGCAGCTCATTTTATGCATCTCAACATTGAAAAGAAATTTGTTTGGTACATTCTTCTTGTGTGTCTCTCTTTTCTTCTCCTTCTCTTTTTCTTCGTTGCTCCAGATGTGATGATGGAACAAGGTCGACATTGGCAGATGTTGAAACATGATTAA
- a CDS encoding cell filamentation protein Fic, with product MKYNWQLPDWPHLRYQLPDIQELLFTFAEKTGTVSGLLRGLPENMQQETLIDFMLDEAIKTSEIEGEYLRRADVVSSLRNQLGLNPSPEKVSDKRAEGIAELLIAVRQSFSKPLTQATLFHWHRMLMQGHRHEKLIIGGWRKDPEPMQVVSGSVGKWKVHFEAPPAKNVPHEMERFIHWFNEADQVGPVRAAITHLYFESIHPFDDGNGRIGRALAEKALSQGLGRPILLSFSKTIEAHKKDYYAALEKAQRSNEITEWIFYFVNTIILAQEDAEKTIEFVFHKAEYFDRYKDQLSERQLKVIRRMLKEGPSGFEGGMTARKYASLTKISKATATRDLQHLEKIGALLATGSGRSTRYEINL from the coding sequence ATGAAATACAATTGGCAACTTCCGGATTGGCCCCATCTTCGCTATCAACTTCCTGATATTCAAGAGCTTTTATTCACTTTTGCTGAAAAGACTGGAACTGTCAGCGGCCTTCTGCGGGGCTTACCCGAAAACATGCAACAAGAGACTCTCATCGATTTCATGCTCGATGAAGCGATCAAAACCTCAGAGATTGAAGGGGAATATTTACGTCGGGCAGATGTCGTCTCTTCGCTGCGCAATCAATTGGGTTTGAATCCATCTCCAGAAAAAGTGAGCGATAAACGAGCAGAAGGGATTGCTGAACTTCTTATTGCGGTTCGTCAGTCTTTCTCAAAGCCTCTCACTCAAGCCACCCTTTTTCATTGGCACCGTATGTTGATGCAAGGTCACCGCCACGAAAAACTGATCATTGGAGGATGGCGAAAAGATCCGGAGCCTATGCAAGTCGTTTCCGGTTCTGTGGGAAAGTGGAAAGTTCATTTTGAAGCGCCACCAGCAAAAAACGTTCCTCACGAAATGGAACGTTTCATCCACTGGTTCAATGAAGCAGATCAAGTCGGTCCAGTTCGTGCAGCCATCACACATCTCTATTTTGAAAGCATTCATCCTTTTGATGATGGAAATGGGAGAATCGGACGCGCTCTTGCTGAGAAAGCTCTTTCACAGGGGTTGGGACGACCCATACTTTTAAGTTTCTCGAAGACAATTGAAGCTCATAAAAAGGATTACTATGCAGCTCTCGAAAAAGCGCAGCGATCTAATGAAATTACGGAATGGATTTTTTATTTTGTAAACACCATTATCTTAGCGCAGGAAGATGCTGAAAAAACAATCGAATTTGTTTTTCACAAAGCAGAATATTTCGATCGTTACAAAGATCAGCTAAGTGAACGCCAACTCAAAGTCATTCGCCGTATGTTGAAAGAAGGTCCTTCTGGATTTGAAGGAGGAATGACAGCGCGAAAATATGCGAGCCTTACCAAAATCTCAAAAGCAACCGCGACACGCGATCTTCAACACTTAGAAAAAATCGGAGCACTTCTTGCCACGGGAAGCGGCCGAAGTACACGTTACGAAATAAATCTCTAA
- a CDS encoding hydrogenase: protein MDIVGNKIVRPELVTGNKTYADVTEDVCTPFESFPTKRWWILFSITMSMLLFGVVVVVELVRRGIGVWGLKQPVGWAWDITNMVFWIGIGHAGTLISAILFLFRQKWRTAINRSAEAMTIFAVMTALLFPFLHTGRPWYAMFWLLPYPNQRQLWVNFNSPLLWDVFAFSTYFTISLLFWYLGLVPDLATARDRAKHKIRKLVYGVLSLGWRGSARRWVHYEMVYMLLAGLSTPLVLSVHSVVSFDFAVSILPGWHTTIFPPYFVAGAIFSGFAMVMTLLIIAREVLNFKNYITVDHLEKMNKIMLLTGMMVGYAYITELFIAWYSGNLYERFVFLNRVSGPFAWAYWTMMTCNVLVPQIFWFKKIRRNIAVMFVASIFINIGMWFERFVIIVTGLHRDFLPSSWDYYKPTIYEIGFLIGSFGLFFSLFLIFCRVLPMICMFEVKAVLKVKKK from the coding sequence ATGGATATTGTGGGAAACAAAATCGTACGACCTGAACTCGTCACCGGAAATAAAACGTATGCAGACGTTACGGAAGATGTCTGCACACCATTCGAAAGTTTTCCGACCAAACGATGGTGGATCCTTTTTAGCATCACGATGAGCATGCTCCTTTTCGGAGTGGTCGTCGTTGTGGAACTCGTGCGTCGCGGCATCGGCGTTTGGGGACTGAAACAACCGGTCGGTTGGGCATGGGATATCACGAACATGGTTTTCTGGATCGGCATCGGACATGCAGGAACGTTAATCTCCGCAATCCTTTTTCTCTTTCGTCAAAAATGGCGAACCGCGATCAATCGTTCTGCGGAAGCTATGACGATTTTCGCCGTCATGACCGCTCTTCTCTTTCCATTTCTGCACACGGGGCGTCCTTGGTATGCGATGTTTTGGCTCCTTCCCTATCCGAATCAGCGTCAGCTTTGGGTCAATTTTAATTCGCCACTGCTGTGGGATGTCTTTGCCTTCTCGACCTATTTTACGATTTCACTTCTCTTCTGGTATTTGGGTCTTGTTCCGGATCTCGCCACCGCACGAGATCGCGCGAAACATAAAATACGAAAACTCGTTTACGGTGTTCTCTCTCTCGGTTGGAGAGGCTCTGCGCGTCGATGGGTTCACTACGAAATGGTCTATATGCTTCTCGCAGGACTCTCAACCCCGCTCGTTCTCTCCGTCCACTCGGTTGTCAGTTTCGATTTTGCCGTTTCTATTCTTCCTGGTTGGCACACCACCATTTTTCCTCCGTACTTTGTTGCGGGTGCGATTTTCTCTGGTTTTGCCATGGTCATGACCCTTCTCATCATTGCACGCGAAGTGCTCAATTTTAAAAATTACATCACTGTTGATCATCTGGAAAAGATGAACAAGATTATGTTGCTGACGGGAATGATGGTTGGCTATGCGTATATCACCGAACTTTTCATCGCGTGGTACAGCGGCAATCTCTATGAACGATTTGTTTTTCTCAATCGCGTTTCCGGTCCTTTTGCGTGGGCGTATTGGACCATGATGACCTGCAACGTTCTTGTCCCTCAAATTTTCTGGTTTAAAAAGATACGTCGCAATATTGCGGTAATGTTTGTCGCTTCTATTTTTATCAACATCGGCATGTGGTTTGAGCGCTTTGTGATTATTGTCACGGGACTGCATCGCGATTTTCTCCCGTCGAGTTGGGATTATTATAAACCCACGATTTATGAAATCGGATTTCTCATCGGAAGTTTTGGACTCTTCTTCTCTCTCTTTCTCATCTTCTGCCGAGTCCTTCCGATGATTTGTATGTTTGAAGTCAAAGCAGTGTTGAAGGTGAAGAAGAAATGA
- a CDS encoding cytochrome C, with product MKNHIVIKAVGFILLLLLLSGIGYALHSWWYVGNNIGYAPEQPIPFSHKLHAGDMQIPCAYCHIGVEESPHAVVPSQNICMNCHQVVKTESPHIQKLTELYNKKIPIEWIRVHDLPDHVRFHHARHIAKGIACASCHGEVEKMEKIKQVTTLQMGFCLDCHRKPEINASINCQTCHY from the coding sequence ATGAAGAACCATATCGTTATCAAAGCTGTAGGGTTCATTCTCCTTCTGCTCCTTCTCAGCGGAATCGGATACGCGCTTCATTCGTGGTGGTATGTTGGCAATAATATTGGCTATGCCCCCGAGCAGCCCATTCCCTTTAGCCATAAATTACATGCTGGTGACATGCAGATTCCCTGCGCCTACTGTCATATTGGCGTTGAAGAATCGCCGCATGCTGTTGTCCCGAGCCAAAATATCTGCATGAACTGTCACCAGGTCGTCAAAACCGAAAGTCCACACATTCAAAAACTGACAGAACTGTATAACAAGAAAATTCCGATTGAATGGATTCGTGTGCATGATTTACCAGATCATGTTCGTTTTCATCATGCCAGGCATATTGCCAAAGGCATTGCATGTGCATCGTGCCACGGCGAAGTTGAAAAAATGGAAAAAATCAAGCAAGTGACAACACTGCAAATGGGATTTTGTCTCGACTGTCATCGAAAACCTGAAATCAATGCATCGATTAATTGTCAGACGTGCCACTACTAA
- a CDS encoding twin arginine-targeting protein translocase TatC: protein MSTQPIPLLGHLRELRKRILRIILILISGTGVVCFFTKPIFHWLQQPLLRLLPDHAEFVTLSLMEGWIVYFQVALIAGAFLTSPLWLYQMWVFLAPGLIKREKKFLTFTALASALCFILGGAFCYYVVMPYGFRYFIDVLQETDILLMLQMKLYLSFVLCFILAFGIVFELPIGLFFLVHFDIVSLETLKKNRRFMIAGAFVFGALLTPPDVISQICMAVPFIVLYEAGLIVIALTKKTSHS, encoded by the coding sequence ATGAGTACTCAACCAATACCTCTCCTCGGTCATCTTCGGGAATTACGAAAACGTATTTTAAGAATCATTCTCATTCTCATTTCTGGAACGGGTGTCGTCTGTTTTTTTACGAAACCGATTTTCCATTGGCTGCAACAACCACTTCTGAGGCTCCTTCCTGATCATGCAGAATTTGTGACACTCAGTTTAATGGAAGGATGGATCGTCTATTTTCAAGTCGCGCTGATTGCCGGAGCTTTTTTGACCTCTCCTCTCTGGCTCTATCAAATGTGGGTTTTTCTTGCTCCAGGGCTCATCAAACGTGAAAAGAAATTTTTAACTTTCACGGCCCTTGCTTCAGCGCTCTGTTTCATTTTAGGCGGAGCGTTCTGTTATTACGTCGTCATGCCCTACGGATTTCGTTATTTCATCGACGTTCTTCAAGAGACCGATATCCTTTTGATGCTTCAGATGAAGCTCTATCTCTCGTTTGTTCTCTGCTTCATCCTCGCCTTTGGAATTGTCTTTGAACTCCCCATTGGGCTCTTTTTTCTCGTGCACTTTGACATCGTCAGTCTCGAAACCCTCAAAAAAAATCGTCGTTTTATGATCGCTGGCGCCTTTGTCTTTGGTGCTCTTTTGACTCCCCCTGATGTCATCAGCCAAATCTGCATGGCAGTCCCTTTTATTGTTCTTTATGAAGCTGGACTGATCGTAATTGCGTTGACGAAAAAAACTTCCCACTCCTAA
- a CDS encoding mRNA 3'-end processing factor translates to MRLTFLGATETVTGSKFLLETEKSKVLIDCGLFQGLKELRLKNWTALPFDPASLDAVVLTHAHIDHTGYLPVLFKQGFRGPVYATRATHDLCTILLPDAGYLQEEDARFANQKGYSKHKPAEPLFTEALAHRSLSLFRNVEIEKSFRISDDVEVFMTPAGHILGATSVHLRHQGRHFVFSGDVGRPNDPLMKPPQRLKEADVLVLESTYGERLHDPSDPKERIAAIVHRAVKQGGVIVIPAFAVGRSQTIMYLLSQLKKEKKIPDIPIYLDSPMAIAATEIFCAYRDEHKISAEEVKAMCEPVTYVHTSEESKMISHKKGPMVIISASGMAGGGRVLHHLKMFAPDEKNTVLFVGYQPAGSRGEAMLAHVPTIKIHGEYVPMRARVENLESLSAHADAKELIDWVQSIKRSPQQIFLVHGEPSSQDALRRSLYDELKWNASIPHYGETVKV, encoded by the coding sequence ATGCGACTTACTTTTTTAGGTGCAACGGAGACGGTGACTGGTTCGAAATTTCTGCTTGAAACAGAAAAATCGAAGGTGTTGATCGACTGCGGTTTGTTTCAGGGACTGAAAGAGCTGCGTCTCAAAAATTGGACCGCGCTTCCTTTTGATCCTGCTTCTCTTGACGCTGTGGTTTTGACGCACGCTCATATTGATCATACCGGTTATCTTCCCGTTCTTTTTAAACAGGGATTTCGAGGACCGGTCTATGCAACAAGAGCCACACATGATCTGTGTACGATCCTTCTTCCGGATGCTGGATATTTGCAAGAAGAGGATGCTCGCTTTGCGAATCAAAAAGGATACAGCAAACATAAGCCCGCCGAACCTCTGTTTACAGAAGCGCTTGCGCATCGCTCTCTTTCTCTTTTCCGCAATGTTGAAATTGAAAAATCATTTCGAATCAGTGATGATGTAGAAGTTTTCATGACGCCTGCGGGTCATATTTTGGGAGCAACATCGGTTCACCTTCGTCATCAAGGTCGTCATTTTGTTTTTAGCGGTGACGTGGGAAGGCCAAATGATCCGTTGATGAAACCTCCTCAACGCCTCAAAGAAGCCGATGTCCTTGTTTTAGAATCGACGTACGGTGAACGATTGCATGATCCGTCGGATCCCAAAGAACGTATTGCAGCCATTGTCCATCGTGCGGTCAAACAAGGTGGAGTGATTGTGATTCCAGCATTTGCGGTTGGGAGATCACAGACAATTATGTATCTCCTCTCTCAACTGAAAAAAGAGAAGAAGATTCCAGATATTCCGATTTATCTTGATAGTCCTATGGCAATCGCTGCCACAGAGATTTTTTGTGCCTATCGTGATGAACATAAAATTTCCGCTGAAGAAGTGAAGGCGATGTGTGAGCCTGTGACCTACGTTCATACGTCAGAGGAATCCAAAATGATCAGTCACAAAAAGGGACCCATGGTGATTATCTCTGCAAGTGGTATGGCGGGGGGTGGACGGGTGCTGCATCATTTAAAAATGTTTGCGCCGGATGAAAAAAATACGGTTCTTTTTGTCGGTTATCAGCCCGCAGGTTCACGTGGTGAAGCGATGCTTGCCCATGTTCCGACGATTAAAATTCATGGCGAATATGTTCCGATGCGTGCGCGCGTGGAAAATCTCGAGAGTCTTTCAGCGCATGCCGATGCCAAAGAATTGATTGATTGGGTCCAGTCGATCAAGCGTTCTCCACAACAAATTTTTCTGGTACACGGCGAACCTTCGTCTCAAGATGCACTACGGCGTTCTTTATATGATGAACTCAAGTGGAATGCATCCATTCCTCATTACGGCGAGACTGTTAAGGTATAA
- a CDS encoding nitrite reductase, copper-containing: MKKIFCFSTVCFLLVTGCSSQKNSEQTTSQGEEAVLTAPPMVPPPITRKQSAKVMVKLEVKEQIGKIAEGVDYTFWTFGGTVPGSFIRVREGDFVEFHLRNHPDNKMPHNIDLHAVTGPGGGATSSFTPPGHETVFSFQVLNPGLYVYHCATAPVGMHIANGMYGLILVEPKEGLPKVDREYYVMQGDFYTKGRHGEGGLQPFDMAKAIDEHPEYVIFNGSVGSLVGDKGLTANVGETVRLYVGNGGPNLISSFHVIGEIFDNVSIEGGDTLNHNVQTTLIPAGGSAIVEFKVEVPGNFILVDHSIFRAFNKGAIGWLKVTGNENKTIYSGKEEEQVYLAEGGAIQTIPDEKPAPPPVALTKAERIKAGEIGFKQNCASCHQPEGQGIPGAFPPLAASSYLNGNVAQAIRAIANGLQGEIIVNGVTYNSVMPKLNLTDEDIANIVTYVLNTWKNKGGVVTPDDVRKARDRK, translated from the coding sequence ATGAAAAAAATTTTCTGCTTTTCCACTGTCTGCTTTCTTCTTGTCACCGGCTGCTCTTCCCAAAAAAATTCAGAGCAAACAACGTCTCAAGGAGAGGAAGCAGTTCTTACCGCACCTCCCATGGTCCCTCCTCCCATCACTCGAAAACAGAGTGCCAAGGTAATGGTCAAACTTGAAGTCAAAGAACAGATTGGGAAAATTGCGGAAGGAGTTGATTATACTTTTTGGACTTTTGGAGGAACTGTTCCCGGAAGTTTCATTCGCGTGCGTGAAGGAGATTTTGTTGAATTCCATCTTCGCAATCATCCTGACAACAAAATGCCTCACAATATCGATTTGCATGCCGTGACAGGACCAGGCGGTGGAGCAACTTCATCATTTACACCTCCTGGCCATGAAACAGTTTTCTCATTTCAAGTTCTTAATCCCGGATTGTACGTCTACCACTGCGCCACAGCGCCAGTTGGAATGCATATCGCAAACGGTATGTATGGCTTGATTCTTGTTGAACCAAAAGAAGGACTCCCCAAGGTCGATCGTGAATACTATGTCATGCAAGGGGATTTTTATACCAAAGGTCGACACGGCGAAGGGGGACTGCAACCTTTTGATATGGCAAAAGCCATTGATGAACATCCGGAATATGTCATTTTTAATGGATCCGTCGGATCTCTTGTCGGAGACAAGGGGCTTACCGCAAACGTTGGTGAAACAGTTCGTCTCTATGTTGGCAATGGTGGACCAAATCTTATCTCATCATTTCACGTCATCGGCGAAATTTTTGACAATGTTTCCATCGAAGGGGGAGACACACTCAACCACAATGTGCAAACAACGCTTATTCCCGCAGGCGGCTCAGCGATTGTCGAATTTAAAGTAGAAGTTCCCGGAAATTTCATTCTTGTCGATCATTCCATTTTTCGCGCCTTCAACAAAGGAGCTATCGGTTGGCTCAAAGTCACAGGCAATGAGAACAAAACCATCTATTCGGGAAAAGAAGAAGAGCAGGTCTATCTTGCTGAAGGGGGGGCGATCCAAACAATTCCTGATGAAAAACCAGCGCCACCACCAGTTGCACTCACCAAAGCAGAACGCATCAAGGCAGGAGAAATTGGGTTTAAACAAAACTGTGCTTCATGCCACCAACCCGAAGGGCAGGGAATTCCAGGAGCCTTTCCACCCCTTGCCGCTTCAAGTTATCTTAACGGAAATGTCGCCCAAGCGATTCGCGCCATTGCCAATGGATTGCAGGGAGAGATTATCGTGAACGGTGTCACCTATAACAGTGTCATGCCCAAACTGAATCTTACAGATGAAGACATTGCGAATATTGTAACGTATGTTCTCAACACCTGGAAAAACAAGGGAGGAGTGGTCACCCCCGATGACGTACGAAAGGCACGAGATAGGAAATAA
- a CDS encoding bifunctional molybdenum cofactor biosynthesis protein MoaC/MoaB: MYSTSHKISTLRRAKAQAVVNMSPAMVQLLRSKKTPKGDALEVARTAGLIAAKRTSELIPHCHPIPIDQITIDFDLHDSGEVTVFTTVTTLWKTGVEMEALVGAQIAAATLFDMLKPVSSEMEITNIRVLEKEGGKTSFHEDLPENFKAAVIVTSDGTAAGHRQDTSGQIIKERLETYIGERCEYIILPDEKKLIKEALCKLAEQGCHLVMTTGGTGLGPRDVTVEATKEVIDREIPGIMEAARAFGQERTPYAMLSRGVAGLKGKTIIINLPGSSRGTEESMSALFPAILHSYKMMAGGGHP; the protein is encoded by the coding sequence ATGTATTCAACATCACATAAAATTTCAACGCTTCGACGAGCAAAAGCTCAGGCTGTGGTGAACATGTCTCCCGCCATGGTGCAACTTCTTCGCAGCAAAAAGACGCCAAAGGGAGATGCTTTGGAAGTTGCTCGCACCGCGGGACTCATCGCCGCAAAACGGACAAGTGAACTCATTCCCCATTGTCATCCGATTCCGATTGATCAGATTACCATTGATTTCGATCTTCATGACTCCGGAGAGGTGACCGTTTTCACAACGGTCACCACACTGTGGAAAACCGGAGTTGAAATGGAAGCTCTCGTTGGCGCGCAGATCGCAGCAGCAACTCTTTTCGATATGCTCAAACCGGTCAGTTCCGAGATGGAAATAACAAACATCAGGGTGCTTGAAAAAGAGGGAGGCAAAACGAGTTTTCATGAAGACCTCCCCGAAAATTTCAAAGCCGCAGTGATCGTCACCTCGGACGGAACGGCAGCCGGGCACCGTCAAGACACTTCAGGACAAATCATCAAAGAACGGTTGGAAACCTATATAGGTGAACGTTGCGAATATATAATCCTTCCCGATGAAAAAAAGCTCATCAAGGAAGCGCTTTGCAAACTTGCAGAGCAAGGTTGTCATCTGGTGATGACAACCGGAGGAACCGGGCTTGGACCGCGCGATGTCACGGTTGAAGCAACCAAAGAGGTGATCGATCGTGAAATTCCCGGCATCATGGAAGCAGCTCGCGCCTTTGGACAGGAACGAACACCCTACGCCATGCTTTCGCGCGGTGTTGCCGGTCTCAAAGGAAAGACGATCATCATCAATCTTCCCGGCTCATCCCGTGGCACAGAAGAATCCATGAGCGCTCTCTTTCCGGCAATTTTGCACAGCTATAAAATGATGGCGGGAGGAGGACATCCGTGA